A single region of the Cucumis melo cultivar AY chromosome 3, USDA_Cmelo_AY_1.0, whole genome shotgun sequence genome encodes:
- the LOC103496505 gene encoding nifU-like protein 4, mitochondrial: MKGLGRLILRARRIPSLGFHGGGNTRFFSAATTSSMFGGEGPASCSISSRICSDSSLRSWKSIKFGGQRRTMFIETQSTPNPSSLMFYPGKPVMEVGSADFPNARSAMNSPLAKALYGVDGVVRVFFGSDFVTVTKSNDASWDFLKPEIFAAIMDFYSSGQPLFLDSKTAAAMDTAIKEDDSETVAMIKELLETRIRPAVQDDGGDIEYRGYNEETGIVTLRMQGACSGCPSSSVTLKSGIENMLMHYVPEVKGVEQEFDLEEEDVKSTSQME, from the exons ATGAAGGGCTTAGGAAGATTGATTCTCAGAGCTCGAAGAATTCCGTCACTGGGTTTTCATGGAGGTGGGAACACCCGattcttctcagctgcaacaacTTCTTCCATGTTCGGGGGTGAAGGACCTGCTTCCTGTTCTATATCGTCTAGAATTTGCTCCGATTCTTCCTTGCGCTCGTGGAAATCGATTAAATTCGGAG GACAGAGGAGAACAATGTTCATTGAAACTCAATCGACACCCAATCCTTCGTCTCTCATGTTCTATCCTGGAAAGCCTGTTATGGAAGTTGGGAGTGCAGATTTTCCTAATGCCCGTTCTGCTATGAACTCCCCACTAGCAAAGGCCCTCTATGGTGTCGATG GTGTCGTTCGAGTCTTCTTTGGATCAGATTTTGTTACAGTAACAAAATCAAATGATGCTTCATGGGATTTCCTAAAGCCTGAAATTTTTGCTGCAATCATGGACTTCTATTCTTCTGGGCAACCGCTGTTTCTAGACTCTAAAACTGCTGCTGCCATGGACACAGCCATCAAAGAA GATGATTCTGAAACTGTTGCTATGATTAAAGAGCTGCTTGAGACTCGTATTCGACCAGCTGTGCAAGATGATGGTGGGGATATTGAATACAGAGGATACAATGA AGAAACTGGTATTGTGACATTGAGAATGCAAGGAGCATGCAGTGGCTGCCCAAGCTCATCCGTCACTCTAAAATCTGGCATTGAAAATATGTTGATGCATTATGTACCTGAG GTGAAGGGTGTGGAACAAGAATTTGACCTCGAGGAAGAGGATGTAAAGTCAACCAGCCAAATGGAGTAA